Part of the Betta splendens chromosome 17, fBetSpl5.4, whole genome shotgun sequence genome, ACGGGAGGTGGGTGACGTCAGCATCCTGGTGAACAACGCTGGCATCGTGACAGGAAAGAAGTTCATGGATGCTCCTGATTCTCTGATTGAAAAGACTATGGAGGTCAACATAATGGCTCACTTCTGGGTCAGTCTGACAGGTTTTACCATCCATCACCCATTCCTAGTTtgtaactgtacagtaaacTGTCTCCTTTATGTTCTTCAGGTAATTCCAAAGGTgtattttgtttcctgtcaaTGTATTGTCCTGTTTTGCTTTATACCTTTTggaatactttgtgtgtgtgtgtgtgtgtgtgtattcatgtaCATTGTAGTAGTAGTCTCATCCCTTCTGGTTTGTGTGCTTGCTTTTGGTCCTCCTTAGACCTACAAGGCTTTCCTCCCGGCCATGATCGCCAACAACCACGGGCATCTTGTCAGCATTGCCAGTTCTGCTGGTCTCATAGGAGTCAATGGattagcaggtgtgtgtgtatgtgttcgtGTGTGTCTCCATCTATGTGTCCAATGCTTGTATTAACACTAGGCACTACCAAAAGGACATTTGGGTACTTAATCAATAACACAACCTATAAACCTCAACAACTAACTTTTTTCACTTGCACTTTTTCGTGAAAAGGGAAAgactgtcttttttttcaaaaatagaaatgttaaaactaaaataacacgtctttatatgtacagtaaacacatcagCCAGAAAAAATAACAGCTAAGATACAAACAATGCATTATCTTCCAGTGATAAATGGAGGAGAAACAAGTAGATGATTGGAGTATTGACTTTCTGGGTGTTTGATACGAAGCAGAGAGCTGGGCGTGTAAAGGTTCAGCAGCCGCTTCTTTCACGCTGCCCATTGTAGAGAGGAGCTGGTGTGGAGGCAAACGTGGCACAGCAGCAGTAGTCTGTGGTGGTTAGTCCCATTTAGAACATGTTGGGTTCCGTTGCTACTTTTCTACTGTAGTAATATGATGTAATGTCTAATGTGTTGCTGGCCACTGGTGTAGATCTTGTTAAAGGTATTTATCCAGAAGATCACGCCATGTTTACTATTGCTGTGTCaggatttctgtttttctatccGTTGGTGTAGATGTGTTTGTGAGTTGATGTGTGAAAACTCCtgacacttttttattttcagacacagtcctgGCTGAAACAGTTTTAGAAGAATAATTTCCCCCCTTGTTCAGTACTTTCAGTCATTTGGGTCATAGTTAACAGCGGTTGCTTAAGAAAGCATTTCTTAATTGTGGTTATCATCTACCACACAATCAGACTTGTATGTAATCATGCCCTGTGGTGCTCCGGGCCGCATTGAGACACACTGCTCTGTTGTAACAAAGTAAGTGATGGAGCTGCCCTCTGGCCTATATTAAACTTATGCAGTAACCCTGTCTGGGGCAGATTGTGTAACCACGTGGAGCAGGAAGTGCGCATCAGTCGACTTTCAACGCACTTGAGACTAAATAAGATAAACGGGGTCCCGACGGCAGCACTGTGTGGGTTTAGAAGATCAGCCTGGACCTGTTTGCGTTTAGGAACTAAACTTCTGGCATGAGTGCCTTTCTGTTTAATATGCAGTTGTTACTAACCTGTATTACGTGAGGTTTTTATGCTTGTTTTAGGCTTGTGTAAGTAAAACAGTGTCGAGAACAGTGAAGGAAGGTTGGCGTCTACACTGATTCAATTATCACCCATGGATTTGCGGCTTCGGAGGGAATTGTCCCTCTGAAGTTCTGGTTTCCTCCAATGCGTTAAGGAGCAAGGAGCTGTGCTAATCACCGTAACtgtgattttcttctttttcctgtagACTACTGTGCCAGTAAGTTTGCAGCAGTAGGTTTTGCAGAATCCGTGGGTCTGGAGCTGCTGGCAAGTGGAAAGGACGGCGTGAAAACCACCATCGTGTGCCCATACTTCATCAATACTGGGATGTTTGATGGCTGTCAAACCAAGTATGTCTGCCTCACATTTCATTCTGATACGGTTCCTATTGATTTGCTATAGGAATCGCATGTCTGTATTAATAGTTAACGTCAGACTTTGATTTTTGTCTTTGTGAGAACCCTGAGCTTTCTGTAGCTGTATGGGTTGAGGTCTGACAGTGCTGGAGGCAGCAGTGCCTGGCTCTAATGGCcactgctccaaactgtgtaaGTGAAGTGAGTGTAATCGACTCACTTCTCAGACAACCACTGATGGAGaagtgagatttttttttttatgtaacatGACAAGTCTATTAACAACTGAAGATCGAAAACCTCGAAGGAAAATTAAACCAAGTGTAACAGAATGGAACTGGAAGTAAATCTTTTTAGGATTTGATGGACCAGTAGCATTACACCATTAGGAAAAAAGCCACCATTCCTGTGGCTTTTCTCTTAAACTGGGTCATGAATCACTAATTTTAAGTCTTGTAATATTAATGCATACATGTACTTTCTTCAACATAAAGCTTTAAATACTGTTTGTCTGATCTGTTCTGTTATGACATCCagtgtctgcctgtgttcagCTGTAGTTCATAGTTTCTGATTATTAGGATAGGACAGAGTTGCCGAGTGTCGACACCTGGTTTAGTGACTGGGTCCAGCTTGGCGATGAACTTAACCTGTCTTAGAAACGTATTCTATTGGTACAGCTGGAGGAAGAAGGGGATCCATCTCTCAGACGTGCACCGAGGGGTGTGGGGTGTGGTGTGCTAAGGGTTAATGTCCAGCAGCAGGGTTCTCACTAGTTTTGACCATTTGTTCAGTACCAAATGTAAAAGCTCCAACAAATGGACACTTGAGATGAACATTACACTTGATTTCTTTAAACTAATGATGTTCAAAGAAATTCTCTGCTAAATTCTTTAGTAACGAGAAATGTATTGTATGAAGTATTTTCTTATTACTAAGAATTTCTTTGAAGTGTCATTTAAAATACTCATATTTATAGTTCCTGAACATTTAATCGTATTGATGAAACAATATTCATCTGTATTGACAGATATGTATCCGTGTATAATGTAACACTATGCTGTTACAGGAAACTTGAGCTAAAATCGAAACCTCCTATTTTGTGTTGAATAGTAGTAAAATATAAATacctaaatatttgttttcacCAAATGTTGATTCTAATGAGAGGCTGCACATTATTCCTTTAGTAAAGatgaattattttatatatttattgcaaATAGTGTTTTCTTATGAAGTTCGAAAGCAGCATCTTTGACCCTTCACAAGGTAAAGCTTATTATTTACTGAGCAAGTGTTCAATGTTAGAGAGTCATCCAGATCAGAAGCAAGACCTTCTCCCCCGTGTTACTATCATGTCTCTCATGGAAAACCTTTTTGCCTTCCTTTTTCATCAGGTGGCCAAGACTAATGCCAATCCTGAAGCCTGACTATGTGTCCAAGAAGATCATCAACGCTGTGCTCACAGACCAGGTCTTTCTCCTGGTGCCCAAGAGCATGTACCTTCTGGCCGCTCTGAAGAAGTTAGTGTCTGGCTTCTCTTTTCTACACAAAGATCTTTTACATAGTTTAACACAAAAAAACGCTTGGTCAAACTGTCAAGGGacggcaatgaaaggacccacatgcgcagcacggaggcagggttatgatcaaaaAAAGAAGTTTATTTTCCCAAAAaagcacggtcagacggtccaggtcatacacgggagggtttaaagcagtaacaaggggagcaggcaatctcgagtccaatgtccaggcagggttcgtacacaaagaggctcagcgaaagtacaggcagggatgagacaaactcacggtcagtagcagtccagggtcaggcgatgaaacatgcatacactcatggaactcggATACGTTGATGAAACTGgggcactgaagaaacacataaacaacgatctggcagagaatcgatgcgacaggtggtggttaaatacacggagccgATCACTGATacgaaacaggtgagtgtaatgagaaACGGaaatgcttacaaaataaaaccggaaactgggatcaaaaacagaagagtcctttcaaagtaaaaccaggaacgaaaacctgacagtacccctccctctagggcgtcttccacggcgcccacggaagccccccccccgaaccagggcgggcggagggtggacacaggaggagggactgaatccctccccttccaggcagacaagcagggtgggcggagggaggaccggaggagggtcaaaacaagagtccacagaaccaaaaccgaaagtccatgacagggagaacagagtccaggagttcctcacgagggtggtggcaggagagtccaccacgacggctggcgaggtccgggagagcagggctgagcccagccccctccccgacggagatgctccgggggtcccagggtcgcggcggacgacgacggcagaggcccCGCCATCGCCGCGGCAGgcggggactcaccccaggcgaacggccgtggcggtggcggagtcgaggcggacggcgccgaaggaggcagcgccatccaatcagcaggcgaagccgagggcgaggccaccagtccggcagccgagaccaggacgaggcaggaaccgatgccggtgcggccggagccgagccgccaggaacagatgcaggtgcggccggggccgagccgccagggaccgatgccggtgcagcgggagctgcgacgggaacgaccccctcctggaggtccgccgggactgcgacgggcgcgaccccctcctggaggtcgacaggaactacgacgggcgcgaccccctcctggaggtccgccgggactgcgacgggcgcgaccccctcctggaggtccgccgggactgcgacgggcgcgaccccctcctgggggtcgacaggaactacgacgggcgcgaccccctcctggaggtccgccgggactgcgacgggcgcgaccccctcctggaggtccgccgggactgcggctggcgcgaccccctcctggaggtccgccgggactgcggctggcgcgaccccctcctggaggtccgccgggactgcggctggcgcgaccccctcctggaggtccgccgggactgcggctggcgcgaccccctcctggaggtccgccgggactgcggctggcgcgaccccctcctggaggtccgccgggactgcggctggcgcgaccccctcctggaggtccgccgggactgcggctggcgcggccccctcctggaggtccgccgggactgccgctggcgcgacctcctcctggaggtgcgcgggaactgccgctggcgcgacctcctcctggaggtgcgcgggaactgcagctggcgcgacctcctcctggaggtgcgcgggaactgcagctggcgcgacctcctcctggaggtgcgcgggaactgcagctggcgcgacctcctcctggaggtgcgcggggaactgcagctggcgcgacctcctcctggaggtgcgcgggaactgcagctggcgcgacctcctcctggaggtgcgcgggaactgcagctggcgcgacctcctcctggaggtgcgcgggaactgcagctggcgcgacctcctcctggaggtgcgcgggaactgcagctggcgcgacctccccctggaggtgcgctgggactgcagccggcgcgacctcctcctggaggtgcgcgggaactgcagccggcgcgacctcctcctggaggtgcgcgggaactgcagctggcgcgacctcctcctggaggtgcgcgggaactgcagctggcgcgacctcctcctggaggtgcgcgggaactgcagctggcgcgacctcctcctggaggtgcgcaggaactgcagctggcgcgacctcctcctggaggtgcgcaggaactgcagctggcgcgacctcctcctggaggtgcgcaggaactgcagcaggcgcgacctcctcctggaggtgcgcaggaactgcagcaggcgctgcctcctcctggaggccggcgggcgctgcggctccgagggtgagagggactggaacgacctctctcgggccgacaggaacggggcctggggcgacctctacttggcctacgggaacgccctcaacttggcctacgggaacgccctcagcttggcctacgggaacgccctcaacttggcctacgggaacgccctcaacttggcctacgggaacgccctcaacttggcctacgggaacgccctcaacttggcctacagggacaggaacggcatctacttggccgacaggaacgacctcagcttggccgacagggacaggaacgacctcagcttggccgacagggacaggaacgacctcagcttggccgacagggacaggaacgac contains:
- the LOC114844042 gene encoding epidermal retinol dehydrogenase 2-like — protein: MNFFLETLKVLLLSIWYNVESFIHLFVPKKKKNIAGEVVLITGSGSGIGRLMAQEFAALGTVLVLWDINQEGMKETARLAKSSGATRVHYYLCDCSDKNEVYRVADQVKREVGDVSILVNNAGIVTGKKFMDAPDSLIEKTMEVNIMAHFWTYKAFLPAMIANNHGHLVSIASSAGLIGVNGLADYCASKFAAVGFAESVGLELLASGKDGVKTTIVCPYFINTGMFDGCQTKWPRLMPILKPDYVSKKIINAVLTDQVFLLVPKSMYLLAALKNILPMKQGILLGQYMGAFNLMDKFKGRSIKQE